ATATATTTTTATAAAGAACCAAGGATATGTGTCTACATATGGCCCACAACATTGAAGTATGAACTTGCAATTCTGGTCTTCAAAGCTGACCAGACCAATTTGGCCTTGCTGCCAGCAAATTGCCACCTTGCTGAGATTCCACACCAGCTTTTGAGACAGGAAACTAATTTGTTTAGTACCATATTTTTTGGAGGCCATCACCTGGATTAGTTTACGCACATGCAGCATGATGAGAACATTCTTAGCATGGTATATTATTTATTAAAAACTAAAAAAAGGAGGAAATGTTAGCTGTTCTGATTGTGATGTTGAGCTGATTGGCTGCCCCGTGTGATGCAGTGTACAGAAAGAAAACTTATATGGATAACCTTGCTGACTCGCACATTGTCTGCTGGCTTTGATTTGGAAAACGCCAAGTCCTGTCTTGGACATTAAGATCTTTGAAATGCTCATCCCGTCTATATATTACACCAAATAATCGTATCAACACAAACCATATTTTTTTCAGTTGTAGACAGCAGACATGAGACATGCCCTTATGGTACCTTTTTATGATGCAGCTATGCATAAACAGAATCCTAATATCGTTAGACTTGCACCACCTGTTTTAAGAAAATGATAAAGTCAAGGCTGTAGCAATTTTATTTTCTGTTCCTCTGCCGAATCATCAGCATCTATTGAATTGTATATGCAATTGTAATCCCATTTCCCTTCACAGAATGTTAGCACACCCACTTATTCCATTCCCCCCAAGTGCTACAGCATGTTGCTAAACCAAATGGTGGAAACCGTTGCTGCCATAACCCCTGTCAGCTTTTGTGTAAACTTCATATGTAAACTTGTGTTACTTGTTAGGTTGCCCTAGTTCAAAGCTACACATCTCAGACTTCAGGTGCACCCTCCCCCAGCTCCCCCTCACTGTAAAGCAATGTTTGGTTGGTGGGAtgatccctccttttggtgctgtTTGGTCTGTCTACGTCAAACGGGGCCTTGATTCCAGGCTTACACTCTTTCTTAAAGACTTGTTCGTCCTCATTATCCATGTGCTTGTGTGCAGTTCAAGCATCGCCTGAAGTCAAAGTCAGATGTGCGGCCAACGGAATGCACGAGTCTGGCGGCTCAGGCGCCCAACGTTTTGGTTCCCACCGCTTCCGATGCGTGGCGGTAAAGCCAAGCATGCGTGGAGGCAACTGTAGGAGTAGCCACACCAGATAGTACTGTACTGCACTGCTGCTGCCTTGGGGCGTATAGCGTTTATGGTCCCGTTATTTGTTGTTCTGCAGTGAAATGGAGGCTTTGCCCCTCGGGCTGTTTGACGTTCTGATTTCACTCCTTTGTTTTCAAAATGAAGGTCTCCAGACGAAAGGAAAAGTGAAGGAATTTTGAAGGATTGAAATCTAATAAGAAATTTTTCTATGTGACTCTTTGGAACAAAGGATTGATCTCCTATAAATCCTATAAAATTCCTATAGAATGGACCATTTTAGTAAGATTTTGGAGAATTTTTAACACGAGATCCAAATTCTTGGAAATTTTTCTATGGAATGCAAGTGTCATATAACACTATTCCTACATTTTTTCCCTATCCCTATGTTTTAGCAATCCTGCAATGCAAAGGAGGCTGAAGGGAGTTTGTCTATATTCCGTGAAGATCCAAAGGAGGCCGAAGAGAGTTTGTCTATATTCCGTGAAGTCGTTCGTCTAAACGATGTTAAGTTTTGGATACAAGGACCGGTTTTCCGGAATGAGTTTGCCCTGTTTTATTTTGCGATGTATGGTATAATCACACAGTTTAAAAAACATGGATAAATTCGCCATTGTAGTCTAGTATAGAAATAAAGGCAGAAACACCAAATTCTCTAAAAAAATACAATCCTAAAAAACTATTCATGTCTATATATGGATTTATTATCATACTTATTTAGTATCACAAATGTTACAAGTTTTCTTTATGAATTCGGCGAAACTTGGCATCGTTTGACTCCTAAAGAATCGATAATTGCATTTTTCTTTTGAACGGAGGGAGTAGTGTTTTGTTTGCCAGTTTGACTCCTGTTTGGTGCTTTCCACTGAGTTAAACCTTTCTAATCTTGGCCAAGTTTTTTGCAACAAAAACATAGAGGAGTTATAGTTGTTAAAGTCCCTGTCATAAGTTACTGACTAACCAGTCTGCTATATGAATATCTACGCGTTAAGTGAATGCACTAGCAAATTATATAGTTTAAAAAATTTGGTGTCATAGGCAGTGGTACATCTTGTATGTACTAATTAAAGTTAAAAATCGACTTAAGATCTATTTGGATTCTCTCATCGAAAGCTTAGTGGCTAAAGTCGATAACTAAAACTTTAGAGTGCTTTTGACTAAACTGACTTGTGTGGTCTAATTTTTTTTATGAGGCGGTCTAAACTTTTAAAATAATGCTTTAGACCTGTTTGGAGCCTCATGAGCTATAGAAATCTAAAGTTTACGGGTAAACTTAAGATGATTGGATAAAATCAAACAGGGCCTTGGAATAGAAGTTCAAGTGAACATAGTAATTTGGAACGGAGAAACTATCCCAACCAACACTAGCATTGGCCATTGTTTCACCGGATGGCACGAAGCAGGTACTACTACTGTTTGAAATGTCTTCGGAGCTAACTACGGTCCGGTGTGGGAGGGCTCTTGCGCCTCTGAAAACGGTTTCTGTTCTGGGAACGTATCTGGTGCTCAAAGGGGTACGGTGCTCATGTGCACATTTTAAATCTGGTGCATCCATCTTACATCTAACAGCAGCACCAATTTTGTGAAGCACCCCTTCCACCTTCCTCCCCTGGTGGAAGGGGTTCTTCGTAAAATTAGCTGGTGCCGTTGAATGCAAAATAGATGCACCAGATTTAAAATATGCACATGAGCACCAGATACGTTCCCTTCTGTTCTGGCTCCTTTAATGGAGTAGTGTGTTTTACCGATCATTTGGTAAAAAAGGTTGTGTATTTTCACACGGATGTCGGTAAAGGTTTAGGCGGTATTTTTTTTTTGTTCAGACTGCGTTCATTTTTCTCACGGCTCCCTGTTCATATTTTCAGCTGCAAACTTTTGCTCAGTCTTTCTAATCCAGTTCATACTGCTAATTTGTTCTGCGAACTGTGGAGTGCGGCAGGAGAGACCCAAACATAACCTCGTACAAAATAGATCTTTCACGATGCTTGTGTGAAATTTCTGTTTAGCTTTTATGAAAATTTattagtgtgtttggtttgaggaatgaagtgatccatcttcttctcactcctcacttttttatttggtttgtggaatataatgggttgatccatcaccactccATTCcttataagctaataattagtatatagatgaggagtgggttgattccaccaaaaactgatggaatgaacttatgatgcatcacctcatgaGGTATAGAGTGACTTCACGAACCAAACACACTATATAGGTTCCATGCGAGTCCTAATGCGAGAAAAGTTCATGAGCGATAACGACAGTGCTTGGGTGGGGGTGGGGGGTGGGAGTACATTTTGGTTCCTTTCCTGGATGGGAATGAGATGCACACCACGAAAGATTCGTGTGGCCATGATGAGGTGAGGCCGTGTCATCCGTAACCACTCCAGGTGTGAGCTCTAGTGTGAACCGTGGGGGGAGTGCAAGCCTTGCACTCAAGATCACCTGTACGATCACCGTACCATCACTGTACGTTGTGAAAACGCAGCGAGTGCGTGAGAAGTCAGTCACCAGCCTGATTCTGAATTTCTGATCTCTTGTGAACAAATACGTGGTAGATTCTTTTGGGACAACAAAAAAAATCCTCTCGGGTCTTGCGACCGACAGAGCGTTAATCACAGTTTTTTAACTTCCTGTAGATCATTTTGATTCTCCTTCCTATGcagttcttttattttattttttaaacGCACGCTATGTTTAGATATCTAACAAAAATCTTTTTTATGCGCGTGCACTGTCTTGTCTCGCAGTTGCAAATTGCATCATTGCGTGAGCTCACACGGCCATTTGCCGGCCCAAGTGACAGACAGGTGCTTCATCTCCCTTTTTATAGTTTCCATTATGATGAGAAAGTTTGTGAGGTCCACAGAAAAGGCATTAGCTCCCCAGCCCCACACGTAGCATTAGCAGGCAGATAAACACGCTTAAAAATCGTAATATACTCCCTGTCCACCGCTGCTGGTTTGCTAGGTCGGCAAGCTTTTTCCATGGGTTGTTTTTGGGGTGTTGATGACAAACAAGCTTGTCCAGTTGGAGCACCCTCCCCAGTCCACTTTTCTTTCCGGAAAAAGAAGACgacaaaataaattaaataaatagTTGGACTGGACATAGAGGAGGGAAGCGTGAAGTCGCGGGAGACCCGCGGCGCAAAAGCGTCACGCGGACGCGTCTTACACAGCGGGCCCACGCAGCGCCTCCCGTCACATCCCCTTCCGCTTCCCGGAAACGCAGCCTTGCCCGCCGGGGACAGAAGCCTCCCCGCGTCGCGTCGCGCACGCCGTCCTGCCCGCCCCTTTTCACACCCCCGACGCAACCGCATCGCCGCCCGCCCTCTATATCCTCccgcaccctctctctctctcctcctagCACACCAGACGCCGCCGCGAGCCCCCAGCATCCCAGCCCAGATGTTCCTCGCCGACAAGTACAGCTCGCTGCTGCCCTTCCACCACCACCATTCCAAGCCCAGCCGACGCCAGCAGCAGAAGGGGGAGGCGCACCGGTTCGGCACGGCGCTGGCCGCGCGCCTCCGGGGCCTGCTGCCGCTGCCGGCCTCCCCGCTCGCGGCGCTCGTGCGGGTGGCCGACCTCCTCGCGCTCACGCTCGCCGAGGCGGGGCCCGCGCTCGCCTGCTCCGGCGAgggcgccgccgtcgccgcccacCTCGACGCCGGCGTCGCGCTCCTCGACGCCTGCAACGCCATCGCCGCGCGGCTCGACGGCCTCCGCAGGCGCCGTCTCCTCGCCAGCCTCGCGCTCCAcctcctcctctcctccacctcgcCGTCCGGGCGgacgcgcgcgcgcgcggcgcTCGCGGACCGCGACCCCCCGGCCCCTCCGCCGCTCCCTTGGCTCCCGTTCGAGCAGCCCCGCGGGCAGCTCACGGCCGCCGCGCGCGTCCTCGCCGCCGTGGACGCCGTCTCCTCGCTCGCGGCGGCGGCCGCGGCTACCGTCCTCGCCGGAGGACCTGCCACCTTCCCCTGGGTCTCCGGCAGCGGCGGCGACCTCCCCTGGGCGGAGCCGTTCAACGCGCTGTCCGGCCAGCTCGCGGCGCTCGGCGCCGGCGAGGTGCGCGCCGTCGACGAGGCCGTCCGGAGGCTCGCGTCGGCGCTGGACTCCGGGACCGACAACGAGGGGGCCGTGCGCGCCGCGGCGCAGGAGGTTGGGAGGCGCACCGAGGAGCTCGCGCCGCGGCTGGACCGCCTGTCTGACGCCGTCGGCGGCGTGTTCCGCGCCGCGCTGGGCCTCCGCAACGCCGAGCTTGGATGCTTAATGGTGGGACCCGCGGGGAAGCCCGTGTAGGAATAGTACTTCGTACTAGCTGTTATACTGGGATACTGCGTGAAGTTGATTTGGGATCATGTGTGCGTCAGTGTCGAGGACGAGGAGGCCACTAGTTGCAATTTGCATGATTTTGGATACGTGGCATCCACTGCTGTATCCCCCATTCGTCAACTGGGACTGGGAGAAACCATCTTCAGGTTGCTGTACGAACGAGTCACTGCCATGGCCATCTCACAACACGCACGCACGCACCTACGTCCATTCATGCCATATTGCCATGCGCCGAATTCGCACAGCGTTGACGCACACGCACGGAGCCGGAGGAACCGCGTTTACAAAAAAAGATCATCTCGAAATGGCCTCCTCCTCTGCGTCGGTCCCACTCCCAGGCAGCGCGAGCGGATGTCAGCGTCGCATGGGGGCGCGGCACAGGACGACCGCCGGCCGCGGAGGTCGACGCGCGCGAGGCGAGGTGTTCACTCACGGCGCCCACTCAACATCGGCCAGCCGGCCAGGTC
This portion of the Zea mays cultivar B73 chromosome 2, Zm-B73-REFERENCE-NAM-5.0, whole genome shotgun sequence genome encodes:
- the LOC100274748 gene encoding uncharacterized protein LOC100274748; this translates as MFLADKYSSLLPFHHHHSKPSRRQQQKGEAHRFGTALAARLRGLLPLPASPLAALVRVADLLALTLAEAGPALACSGEGAAVAAHLDAGVALLDACNAIAARLDGLRRRRLLASLALHLLLSSTSPSGRTRARAALADRDPPAPPPLPWLPFEQPRGQLTAAARVLAAVDAVSSLAAAAAATVLAGGPATFPWVSGSGGDLPWAEPFNALSGQLAALGAGEVRAVDEAVRRLASALDSGTDNEGAVRAAAQEVGRRTEELAPRLDRLSDAVGGVFRAALGLRNAELGCLMVGPAGKPV